In Cryptococcus neoformans var. neoformans B-3501A chromosome 3, whole genome shotgun sequence, the DNA window TCAGGGGCACCGGCATTAATAGGAGCGCCATAGGCAGAGGGGTTTTCAGTGTCGGCGGCACCGCCATGGATGTCATACCGGTCAGTCATTTCTTGGACTTGGAAATCAGTGAGCTTAGGGAGCTCAGCAGCCACAAGAGTAGGACGACGCTCGCTATTTCTCAGGTTAGCCGGCAATCGATGACCGATGAACTCAACATACGTAAGATGAGCATGAGCAAAGATAACATCGAGCTCTTCCAAAGTTCGTCCAGTAGTCTCTGTAATGACGTTAGGACTAACCTtacgaggagaagggagtCACATACCTGGATAGAATAAGTAAATGAATGGCAAGAATACACAGTTAATACACGCGAAGAACAGGAAAGTGTAAGCGCCAATGGAGGCCGTCATTGTTGGCAAAACCTGTACGACAGTGAAGTTGAAAAGCCAGTTGACCATAGTTGAAATAGCGTTTGCCTGGGTCCTAACCGCCATAGAGTTGAGTTCGGCAGGGTAAAGccaagggagaggaagccAAGTGGCACCGAAGAACGCAATGAAAAGATAAAGGCCGAAAGCGCCACCCTTGGCCGATTGAGCATCACCAGGAAGGAGACATCCAAAAGTGATGAACATGGCAGCGGCTTGTCCAAAAGTACCAATAAGGAAAAGCTTTCGACGACCAACTCGCTcaacaaggaagaaggacgtgAGGGCAAATATGGCGTAAACGATTGATAGAACACCGCCTAAAATGAGAGCGAGGGTGCTATCAAGACCGATTTGGTTCTCAAACAAGACTGTAGAATAATAAATGACACTATATTAAACGCCGTTAGGTAAACATGCTACTTGTGGAGGAGTCACTTACGCATTACAACCACCAATTTGTTGGAAAAGCTGCGTGGAGGCACCAACCATGGCTCTTCGTAAGTGTTGGTTCTTGCCACCTTTCAAGATgtccctcttcctgctAGCCTTGGCATTTTGTTGGGCAGCAATGGCATCGGAAACTTCAAAATATCAGCCTGATCCACGTAGCGTCCTACTGCATTGTGCTTACCCTTGTTCTTGTCCGCAATAGCGACGGGGTCATCTTCAGCTTTAGAGTCAAGAGCAGCAATGACTCTTAAACCCTCGTGGTCGTAGCCATGGGCGATCAACCAACGGGGCGACTCGGGAAGAACCATAACACCACCGATAAGGACAAGAGCGAAAAGGATTTGCAAGGCAATGGGGAATCGCCAAGACACGGAACTCTAAAATCATGGCGTGAAGTTAGCGGCGAAACACTTGAAAACATTCGTCACGGCAAGATCCCACTCACGTTCACGAAAGAAAGACCGAAATCGATCCAATAGGCGATGACAGTACCAACAGCGACTGTAGAAGCTTCCATACAAATCAGGAAGCCACGGTTATGCGCTTTGGAACTTTCGGCAACCCAGGAAGGAATGGTCGCTGTATTCGCACCATTCCCGACACCAGTGATCACACGACCGACGATGAACTGAACGAAA includes these proteins:
- a CDS encoding hypothetical protein (HMMPfam hit to Sugar_tr, Sugar (and other) transporter, score: 434.0, E(): 1.7e-127) — its product is MSSSEKGPVVGPGKIVTYGRLHGNALLYAIVGTATTGFSLFGYDQGLMSGIIASDQFNTEFPATFQHDVNDVHAGTVQGSVTSCYEVGCFLGALFAYFFGERMGRRRVMLMGAVIMIIGTIISVCAFGPGDPRGNVGGFVQFIVGRVITGVGNGANTATIPSWVAESSKAHNRGFLICMEASTVAVGTVIAYWIDFGLSFVNSSVSWRFPIALQILFALVLIGGVMVLPESPRWLIAHGYDHEGLRVIAALDSKAEDDPVAIADKNKVSDAIAAQQNAKASRKRDILKGGKNQHLRRAMVGASTQLFQQIGGCNAVIYYSTVLFENQIGLDSTLALILGGVLSIVYAIFALTSFFLVERVGRRKLFLIGTFGQAAAMFITFGCLLPGDAQSAKGGAFGLYLFIAFFGATWLPLPWLYPAELNSMAVRTQANAISTMVNWLFNFTVVQVLPTMTASIGAYTFLFFACINCVFLPFIYLFYPETTGRTLEELDVIFAHAHLTERRPTLVAAELPKLTDFQVQEMTDRYDIHGGAADTENPSAYGAPINAGAPDTSLPPKHPQDDPNYYPDGSRRPSGGTAESGEQTRVTTPSGEKAGATPPS